The Synergistales bacterium genome window below encodes:
- a CDS encoding FapA family protein, whose amino-acid sequence TPTPVGSLATGVGVPRLRITDDEMACYLWLPAGWTDPHTLLETLEGAGVVYGIRLDAIRAALGKSRSGAAVPEVLAAEGTRAVPGGDGRFSFITSRPSSNPVHGHDGTVISYLLNSIVPVSSGQTVGQYLPPSVGEPGHTVTGRTIPAAGGRHPASILGRGLALQGRSIIATQQGTLVWRGGATAVEPLEIVEGDLSPETASPSSSGHLLVTGHVRDGCNIVTEGHVEVRGNVGRAYLESRKGNITVFRGVLGRGGGHLRAGGEVRAGYIDEAIIEAETVVVNEYLSRSLVQARTGVKAQGKKGLLASSSIKANAHVHANNIHAARWNDTRISIPGVSRTALLFEYRLLPIRINRCKKVLVELSSRLRSLDSGTSPQDAQKLARRFGERSRELMQLQERLLYLHDLLLHLQGNATFSLSGSSTPGVDVTLSGVAARLERGCRDLSVSMDPFTGRFHFRHASIA is encoded by the coding sequence CACCCCCACACCGGTGGGCAGCCTGGCCACCGGTGTGGGGGTGCCGAGACTCCGCATCACCGACGACGAAATGGCCTGTTATCTGTGGCTCCCGGCCGGGTGGACCGATCCCCACACCCTGCTGGAGACGCTGGAGGGGGCGGGTGTGGTGTACGGCATCCGGCTGGATGCCATCCGCGCCGCTCTCGGGAAGAGCCGGTCCGGCGCGGCCGTGCCGGAGGTACTGGCCGCCGAGGGCACCCGGGCCGTCCCGGGAGGCGACGGCCGGTTTTCGTTCATCACCTCCCGCCCCTCGTCGAATCCTGTACATGGGCACGACGGCACGGTGATCTCCTACCTCCTCAACAGCATCGTTCCCGTTTCATCCGGACAGACGGTGGGACAGTACCTCCCGCCTTCCGTCGGGGAACCGGGACACACCGTCACGGGGCGCACAATCCCCGCAGCAGGCGGCAGGCATCCCGCCTCCATCCTCGGCCGGGGGCTGGCGCTGCAGGGGAGATCCATCATCGCGACCCAGCAGGGGACATTGGTCTGGCGGGGCGGGGCCACCGCGGTGGAACCGCTGGAGATCGTCGAAGGGGACCTCTCCCCGGAAACCGCCTCGCCCTCCTCCTCCGGCCATCTCCTGGTGACAGGCCACGTCAGGGACGGCTGCAACATTGTCACCGAGGGACACGTGGAGGTGCGGGGGAATGTGGGAAGGGCCTATCTGGAGAGCCGGAAGGGCAACATCACCGTATTCCGGGGCGTGCTCGGCCGGGGCGGCGGGCATCTCCGCGCCGGCGGGGAGGTGCGTGCGGGGTACATCGACGAGGCCATCATCGAGGCCGAAACCGTGGTGGTCAACGAATACCTCTCCCGCTCCCTCGTCCAGGCCCGGACAGGCGTCAAGGCCCAGGGGAAGAAGGGCCTCCTCGCCTCCTCGTCGATCAAGGCGAACGCCCATGTCCACGCCAACAACATCCACGCCGCCCGCTGGAACGACACCAGGATCTCCATACCCGGCGTCTCCCGGACCGCCCTTCTTTTCGAATACCGTCTCCTCCCGATCCGCATCAACAGATGCAAGAAGGTTCTCGTGGAACTCAGCAGCCGGCTCCGGAGCCTGGATTCCGGGACGTCTCCCCAGGACGCGCAGAAGCTGGCACGGAGATTCGGGGAACGGTCACGGGAGCTCATGCAGCTCCAGGAGCGCCTGCTCTACCTCCACGACCTGCTCCTCCATCTCCAGGGGAACGCCACCTTCTCCCTGAGCGGCTCCTCCACGCCAGGCGTAGACGTCACCCTCAGCGGTGTCGCGGCGCGTCTGGAGCGGGGCTGCAGGGATCTCTCCGTTTCGATGGACCCCTTTACGGGGCGCTTCCACTTCAGACACGCCTCGATCGCCTGA
- a CDS encoding paraslipin, translated as MQISFGLMYLMGIVVGIIVVITLVFKSGVIVPQQNAYVIERLGKYKKTLSSGLHLVMPFFDRVAYRHSLKEQAKDVPPQMCITQDNVSIDVDGVLYYKVVDPVKASYGVSDYEFASIQLSQTTMRSIIGTMKLDKTFEERERINEKIIRAVDEASDPWGVQVTRYEVRNISPPESIRQAMESEMKAEREKRATIATSEGKKQAQINSAQADREEMIQRSEGEKQKRLNEAEGEAGEIERLADATARGLAKVAEAISRPQGSEAVNLRIAEQYVKQFGHLARENNTMIVPQNLSDIAGTVASLSRVLEQTGHMAVPAGETADSPRKGE; from the coding sequence GTGCAGATCTCGTTTGGACTCATGTACCTCATGGGCATTGTTGTCGGAATCATTGTTGTCATCACCCTGGTGTTCAAGTCAGGGGTGATCGTCCCGCAGCAGAACGCCTACGTCATCGAGCGGCTCGGCAAGTACAAAAAGACCCTCAGTTCGGGGTTGCACCTGGTCATGCCGTTCTTTGACCGGGTCGCCTACCGTCATTCGCTGAAGGAACAGGCAAAGGACGTGCCCCCGCAGATGTGCATCACCCAGGACAATGTCTCCATCGACGTTGACGGCGTCCTCTACTACAAGGTGGTGGACCCCGTGAAGGCCTCCTACGGCGTCAGCGACTACGAGTTCGCCTCTATCCAGCTCTCCCAGACCACCATGCGCTCTATTATCGGCACCATGAAGCTGGACAAGACCTTCGAGGAACGCGAACGCATCAACGAAAAGATCATCCGCGCCGTCGACGAGGCCTCGGATCCCTGGGGCGTCCAGGTGACACGTTACGAGGTGCGCAATATCTCCCCTCCGGAATCGATCCGGCAGGCCATGGAGTCGGAGATGAAGGCGGAACGGGAGAAGCGGGCCACCATCGCCACGTCGGAAGGGAAGAAGCAGGCCCAGATCAACAGCGCCCAGGCCGACCGGGAGGAGATGATCCAGCGTTCGGAAGGGGAAAAGCAGAAGCGGCTCAACGAGGCAGAGGGAGAAGCCGGCGAGATCGAACGGCTGGCCGACGCGACGGCCCGGGGGCTCGCCAAGGTCGCCGAGGCCATCAGCCGGCCCCAGGGCTCCGAGGCCGTCAATCTGCGGATCGCCGAGCAGTACGTGAAACAGTTCGGCCACCTGGCCCGGGAGAACAACACCATGATCGTTCCGCAGAACCTCTCCGATATCGCCGGAACGGTGGCCTCCCTCTCCCGGGTGCTGGAACAGACCGGCCATATGGCGGTACCGGCGGGAGAGACCGCCGACAGCCCCCGGAAGGGGGAATAG
- the gpt gene encoding xanthine phosphoribosyltransferase: protein MGSNSSRYTLNFPVSWDQLHRDSRALAWRLLGSGAAWERIIAVVRGGLVPAAVIARELDIHYVDTVCVSSYTLREQGPLSVLKEIQGSGEGWLIIDDLVDTGKTARVVREMLPKAHFATVYAKPDGRPLVDTFVTEVSQDTWILFPWDSQSQFVRPLVDNG from the coding sequence ATGGGGAGCAACAGCAGTCGGTATACCCTCAATTTCCCGGTCTCCTGGGACCAGCTGCACCGGGACAGCCGGGCGCTTGCCTGGCGATTGCTCGGCAGCGGCGCCGCCTGGGAGCGGATTATCGCCGTGGTCCGCGGCGGGCTTGTGCCTGCGGCGGTGATCGCACGCGAACTGGACATCCACTATGTGGATACGGTCTGTGTCTCCAGTTACACGCTGCGGGAGCAGGGGCCGCTCTCGGTGCTGAAGGAGATCCAGGGAAGCGGCGAAGGATGGCTGATCATCGATGATCTGGTGGATACCGGCAAGACCGCCCGCGTGGTCCGGGAGATGCTCCCGAAGGCCCATTTCGCGACGGTCTACGCCAAGCCCGACGGCCGCCCCCTGGTGGACACCTTCGTCACCGAGGTGAGCCAGGATACCTGGATCCTCTTTCCCTGGGACTCGCAGTCCCAGTTTGTGCGTCCCCTGGTCGACAACGGGTAG
- a CDS encoding BMP family ABC transporter substrate-binding protein produces MKPLGILLALALCLTAAAPPAATMGPVPPEELNPGFVYIGPVGDGGWTYMHEQGRLAMEEAYPKVDSRIVESVPEGPDSVRVMETFIRNGSKLIFATSFGYMDFVMEAAKRHPDVTFMHCSGFKRAENVGTYFGRMYQARYLSGLVAGNATDKDVIGFVAAHPIPEVIRGINAFTLGARKVNPDVTVKVVWLFSWFDPGKEKEATKALIDSGADVIAMHADTGAAPQAAEEAGVYVVGYNNDMSQYAPTKHLTAPIWQWGMVYKRVVGQLIEGTWESEDIWWGLKEGLVGLAPFGDAVSEETRELVAAEKQAIIAGEKDVFDGPLRNQKGDIKIPEGESMTDQQMLSMSWFVQGVQGEIPE; encoded by the coding sequence ATGAAACCGCTTGGTATTCTGCTCGCGCTCGCTCTCTGCCTGACGGCGGCTGCTCCCCCCGCCGCAACGATGGGTCCTGTTCCACCTGAAGAACTGAACCCCGGTTTTGTCTATATCGGCCCGGTTGGCGACGGTGGCTGGACCTACATGCACGAACAGGGGCGGCTGGCCATGGAGGAGGCCTACCCCAAGGTGGACAGCCGTATCGTCGAATCGGTTCCCGAGGGCCCCGATTCGGTCCGCGTCATGGAGACCTTCATCCGCAACGGCTCCAAACTGATCTTCGCCACCTCCTTCGGGTACATGGATTTTGTCATGGAGGCCGCAAAACGCCACCCCGACGTGACCTTCATGCACTGCTCGGGATTCAAGCGCGCCGAGAACGTGGGGACCTACTTCGGCAGGATGTACCAGGCCCGCTACCTCTCCGGCCTGGTTGCCGGCAACGCCACCGACAAGGATGTCATCGGCTTCGTGGCGGCCCATCCCATCCCCGAGGTCATCAGGGGCATCAATGCTTTCACCCTGGGCGCACGCAAGGTCAACCCCGATGTCACGGTGAAGGTGGTATGGCTCTTCTCCTGGTTCGATCCCGGTAAGGAAAAGGAGGCCACCAAGGCCCTCATCGACTCCGGCGCCGACGTCATCGCCATGCACGCCGACACAGGCGCCGCACCTCAGGCCGCCGAGGAGGCGGGCGTCTACGTGGTGGGCTACAACAACGACATGTCCCAGTACGCCCCCACCAAACACCTCACCGCACCGATCTGGCAATGGGGGATGGTCTACAAGCGCGTCGTCGGGCAGCTCATCGAAGGCACCTGGGAGTCCGAGGATATCTGGTGGGGCCTCAAAGAGGGGCTCGTCGGCCTGGCGCCCTTCGGGGACGCCGTTTCCGAGGAGACCAGAGAGCTCGTAGCCGCCGAAAAGCAGGCCATCATCGCCGGAGAGAAGGATGTCTTTGACGGACCGCTCCGGAACCAGAAGGGCGACATCAAGATCCCGGAAGGCGAATCGATGACCGACCAGCAGATGCTCTCCATGAGCTGGTTCGTCCAGGGCGTGCAGGGCGAGATCCCCGAGTAG
- a CDS encoding ABC transporter ATP-binding protein, protein MRGISKSFLGKLANDSIDFDVRPGEVHALLGENGAGKSTLMNVLCGLYHPDRGEIRINGTPHSFSHPKDAINAGIGMVHQHFMLVPVQTVWENLILGQESHPFLLRPHRIIRTIESLSRQYGLHVDPEAKIWQLSLGEQQRVAILKMLYRNAETLILDEPTAVLTPQETERLFATIQTMRSEEHGVIFITHKLDEVMRTADRVTILRGGRRVTTVDTGDTCQEELAELMVGKKVVPVVNRTSLPAGRSLLRAERITAWNDKDFPAVKELSLELKGNEILGIAGIDGNGQRELCEALAGLRPLRSGAVRFEGKDMTGRPARDFIDAGISYIPADRKGTGLIATMNLRENSVLRDYWNPPFARGIFINWEAVAGHTGSLVERYSVSAPSLDVPVRMLSGGNLQKLMLGRELTGTPRAIIAMQPTWGLDVGATTFVRETLLQQRERGAGILLISENLEELLALSDRLAVIHAGRIMGTVTDTSAVTEQQLGRMMAGTPISELNMERDVRDHAH, encoded by the coding sequence ATGAGGGGTATCTCCAAATCCTTTCTCGGCAAACTCGCCAACGACAGCATCGATTTCGATGTGCGGCCCGGAGAGGTCCACGCCCTTCTGGGCGAGAACGGAGCCGGCAAGAGCACCCTGATGAACGTGCTCTGCGGCCTCTACCACCCTGATCGGGGCGAAATCCGCATCAATGGAACACCCCACTCCTTTTCGCATCCCAAGGACGCCATCAACGCCGGCATCGGCATGGTCCACCAGCATTTCATGCTGGTGCCGGTCCAGACGGTCTGGGAAAACCTCATCCTCGGGCAGGAGTCCCATCCCTTCCTCCTCCGACCCCACCGCATCATCCGGACTATCGAATCCCTTTCCAGACAGTACGGTCTGCATGTCGACCCCGAAGCAAAGATCTGGCAGCTCTCCCTTGGAGAACAGCAGCGTGTGGCAATCCTGAAAATGCTCTATCGGAACGCCGAAACCCTGATTCTCGACGAACCAACGGCGGTCCTGACACCGCAGGAAACGGAACGGCTCTTTGCCACCATCCAGACCATGCGCTCCGAGGAACACGGCGTCATCTTCATCACCCACAAACTGGACGAGGTGATGCGTACCGCCGATCGGGTGACCATCCTGCGGGGCGGGAGACGGGTCACCACCGTGGACACCGGGGATACCTGTCAGGAGGAGCTCGCCGAATTGATGGTGGGCAAGAAGGTGGTGCCCGTGGTCAACCGGACATCCCTGCCTGCCGGCCGCTCCCTGCTCCGGGCGGAGCGGATCACCGCCTGGAACGACAAGGACTTCCCAGCCGTCAAGGAGCTCTCCCTGGAGCTGAAGGGCAACGAGATCCTCGGGATCGCGGGCATCGACGGCAATGGCCAGCGGGAGCTCTGCGAGGCCCTCGCCGGGCTGCGCCCGCTACGCTCCGGCGCGGTGCGTTTTGAAGGAAAGGACATGACCGGCCGGCCGGCGCGGGACTTTATCGACGCCGGGATTTCCTATATCCCCGCCGACAGGAAGGGAACCGGACTGATCGCGACGATGAATCTTCGGGAAAACAGCGTGCTCCGCGACTACTGGAACCCGCCTTTCGCCAGGGGCATCTTCATCAACTGGGAGGCTGTGGCCGGTCATACCGGTTCGCTGGTGGAACGATACAGCGTGAGCGCACCTTCGCTGGATGTGCCCGTGCGGATGCTCTCGGGCGGCAACCTCCAGAAGCTCATGCTGGGCCGCGAGCTGACGGGAACCCCCAGGGCGATCATCGCCATGCAGCCCACCTGGGGGCTGGACGTGGGCGCCACCACCTTTGTCCGGGAGACACTGCTCCAGCAGAGGGAACGGGGGGCGGGGATCCTTTTGATCTCCGAGAATCTCGAGGAGCTCCTGGCTCTCTCCGACCGCCTGGCGGTGATCCACGCCGGAAGGATCATGGGGACCGTCACCGACACATCGGCGGTGACGGAACAACAGCTCGGCCGGATGATGGCGGGTACGCCGATCTCCGAACTGAATATGGAAAGGGATGTTCGGGACCATGCACATTGA
- a CDS encoding ABC transporter permease, with amino-acid sequence MHIERRYDAPGWTSFVIPTVAVLVALLLGGMLISLMGVSPVTAYMEMFKGALGDSYGLSETIVKAIPLILAGIAVALAFSMTLWNIGAEGQLVMGALASAALVRHVTVDNWFVMFCLMFLAAGIAGGLWAALTGYLKARWNVNEIITTLMMNYIALLGLDYFVYGPWRDPTSLGFPMTPPFPEAARIPQLFGTRVHLGILLALLFAVLYRVLMRWTQWGFEIRVTGENPRGAEYAGINTTRNVVLVMFLSGAVAGLAGMCELAGLQGRLQPGFSVGYGYTAIIVAWLARLHPVGIIVVSFLMGALLVGGDTLQIVMGLPLSSVQVLQGLILFSVLGGDFFRRYRIRFPGKGGRA; translated from the coding sequence ATGCACATTGAACGCCGGTACGACGCACCAGGGTGGACATCCTTCGTGATCCCCACCGTCGCCGTTCTGGTGGCCCTTCTCCTCGGAGGGATGCTGATCTCGCTGATGGGCGTCTCGCCGGTCACAGCCTACATGGAGATGTTCAAAGGGGCGCTGGGCGACAGCTATGGTCTCTCGGAGACCATCGTCAAGGCGATCCCACTGATCCTGGCGGGGATCGCCGTAGCCCTCGCCTTTTCCATGACCCTCTGGAATATCGGCGCCGAGGGACAGCTTGTGATGGGCGCCCTGGCATCCGCTGCCCTTGTGCGACATGTAACGGTGGACAACTGGTTCGTGATGTTCTGCCTCATGTTCCTCGCCGCCGGCATCGCCGGGGGGCTCTGGGCAGCCCTCACCGGGTATCTGAAAGCCCGCTGGAACGTCAACGAGATCATCACCACGCTGATGATGAACTACATCGCCCTCCTTGGCCTGGACTATTTCGTCTACGGCCCCTGGAGGGATCCCACAAGCCTTGGATTCCCCATGACGCCGCCCTTTCCCGAGGCGGCCCGGATTCCTCAGCTCTTCGGGACGCGGGTCCATCTGGGGATCCTTCTGGCGCTGCTCTTTGCCGTTCTCTACCGGGTACTCATGCGGTGGACCCAATGGGGTTTCGAGATACGTGTCACCGGCGAGAACCCCAGGGGAGCCGAATACGCCGGGATCAACACAACGCGGAATGTGGTGCTGGTCATGTTTCTTTCCGGTGCCGTCGCCGGCCTCGCGGGCATGTGCGAACTCGCCGGCCTTCAAGGGAGGCTCCAGCCCGGATTCTCGGTGGGCTACGGCTACACGGCGATCATTGTGGCCTGGCTGGCGCGTCTCCACCCCGTGGGGATCATCGTGGTCTCTTTCCTGATGGGGGCCCTTCTGGTGGGAGGGGACACGCTGCAGATCGTCATGGGGCTTCCCCTGTCCAGCGTACAGGTTCTGCAGGGGCTGATCCTCTTTTCCGTTCTCGGCGGGGACTTCTTCCGCCGCTATAGAATCCGGTTCCCGGGCAAAGGGGGCAGGGCGTAA
- a CDS encoding ABC transporter permease: MDILIPILAAAVRSGTPILYATLGEILTEKAGVLNLGIEGIMLLGAFSGFATTFATGSPWIGLGVAFLVGVAAAAIHAVLCVSLGANQVVSGLAITMFGTGASALLGRDLIGKTIQGLSPVHLPLLGDIPVLGPVLFRQDPLVYLSFFLVAGIWFFLSSTRPGLSLRAVGESPQSAESVGLSVARTRYLYTLLGGGIAAVGGAYLSVVTSHMWVERMTAGRGWIAIALVIFGIWHPLRAAFGSYLFGGVGALQLRIQAAGTRVPAPLLLMLPYILTIVVLVFIAVRKGKGVLLGAPAGLGQHFNREERE; encoded by the coding sequence ATGGACATTCTCATACCGATCCTCGCCGCGGCCGTACGGAGCGGCACACCCATTCTCTACGCAACCCTGGGGGAGATCCTTACGGAGAAGGCGGGTGTCCTCAATCTGGGGATCGAAGGCATCATGCTGCTCGGCGCCTTCTCCGGATTCGCGACCACCTTCGCCACCGGGTCGCCCTGGATCGGCCTGGGGGTCGCCTTCCTTGTCGGTGTGGCCGCCGCCGCCATCCACGCCGTGCTCTGTGTCAGCCTGGGAGCCAATCAGGTGGTCAGCGGCCTGGCCATCACCATGTTCGGCACCGGCGCCAGCGCACTGCTCGGCAGGGATCTCATCGGCAAGACCATTCAGGGCCTCTCCCCTGTCCATCTCCCCCTTCTGGGGGATATCCCTGTTCTCGGCCCTGTGCTGTTCCGGCAGGATCCGCTGGTGTATCTCTCCTTCTTCCTGGTCGCAGGGATCTGGTTCTTCCTCTCCTCTACCCGGCCCGGACTGAGTCTTCGGGCCGTCGGCGAGAGCCCGCAGTCCGCCGAATCGGTGGGTTTGAGCGTGGCCAGGACACGGTACCTCTACACACTGCTGGGAGGCGGGATCGCTGCAGTGGGCGGGGCCTATCTCTCGGTGGTCACCAGCCATATGTGGGTGGAACGGATGACGGCGGGCCGGGGCTGGATCGCCATCGCCCTGGTGATCTTCGGAATCTGGCATCCCCTGCGGGCCGCCTTCGGTTCCTACCTCTTCGGCGGAGTCGGTGCGCTCCAGCTCCGTATCCAGGCCGCTGGGACCCGGGTCCCCGCTCCCCTTCTCCTGATGCTGCCCTATATCCTCACTATCGTCGTTCTTGTGTTTATCGCCGTACGGAAAGGCAAAGGCGTGCTCCTCGGCGCGCCGGCGGGCCTGGGTCAGCACTTCAACCGCGAGGAACGGGAATAG